In Deltaproteobacteria bacterium, the genomic window CCGGCCAAGAACGTCGTTTTCATTCAAAATCCAGACGGAGCCGACGATTCCGACTTTCCCTACGCTTCGGCGGTAACGAGCCTGGTTTCACTGAAACAGGCCGGATACGTCACCGACGACTACGCGGACGGAAAGGCTTACATCTTCTATCAGCACATGCGCACACCGGGCCTTTGGGAGAATTACTACGAGGCGGCCCAGCAGAACCCGGCTCTTTTCATGTCAAAGGGTACCATAACCGGCGTGGAGAAAAGCGGAAACAGCCTGGTGGTTTCGGCCTCCGACACCCTTTTGGGCCCGAACGTCTCCGTGAAGGCCGATCTGGTGGTCCTGGCCTGCGGCATGGTTCCCGAAACCAAGTTCGACCCGGTGGTGAACCTCGCCTACCGCCAGGGACCCGGTTTCCGTGACATCGGGCTTTTCGACGGCTACTGCGATTCCAACTTCATCTGCTTTCCCTACGAAACCCAGCGCACCGGCATTTACGCGGCGGGCGGCATCCGCCGGGCCATGACCATGGAAGAGAGCATGGAAGACGCGACCGGAGCGGCCCTCAAAGCCATCCAGTGCGTGGAGTCGGTCAATCGAGGCGTGGCGGTTCATCCCCGCTCCGGCGACATGACCTTCCCCGACTTCTTCTTCCAGCGCTGCACCCAGTGCAAACGCTGCACCGAGGAATGCCCCTTCGGAGCCCTGGACGACGACGAAAAGGGCACCCCGAAGCCGAACCCGACGCGGTGCCGCCGCTGCGGAACCTGCATGGGCGCGTGCCCGGAACGCATCATCGGATTCGCCGATTACAGCATCGATTCCATCGGATCAATGGTCAAGTCCATTGGCGTTCCCAACGCCGACGAGTACGACGATCCGCCACTTCGCATCCTGGTCCTGATCTGCGAGAACGACGCCTACCCTGCCCTGGACATGGCCGGCCAGCTTCGCCTCAATTACAACCATCAGGTGCGCTTCGTGCCCGTAAGGTGCCTTGGCTCCGTGAACCTGGTATGGATCAAGGATGCGCTTTCCAAGGGCATGGACGGCGTCATGCTTCTGGGCTGCAAGCACGGCGACGACTACCAGTGTCATTTTGTCAAGGGCTCCGAGCTTGCCTCGGTGCGCATGATGAAAATCGGCGACGCGCTCCAGAGCCTGGCCCTGGAACCCGAACGTGTGGCACAGTACGAAGTGGCCATCGACGACTACAACAAGGTCCCCAAGATCATCAACGACTTTGTTGAGCAGGTGGAGGCTCTTGGGCCGAACCCGTTCAAGGGATTCTAGTTTAAGCCTGTCCAAAAACGCCTGCCACGGGGCGATGAACCCCGTGGCAGGATCAGCGTTTTTTGAAGGCGGTTTTCGACGGGTTACAAGAGTAAGGGTTTTGAACGGGCAAATCATCAGTCATAGCCCCAAGGAGAAAACAACATGAGCAACCAAGTGCTCGAACCGGATGTCGATTTTATCAGGGAAATCTCCCGCCGGGGCGGGGATACCCTGAAAAAATGCTACCAGTGCGCAACATGCTCAGTGGCCTGCCCCATTTCGCCGGACAACAAGCCCTTTCCCCGCAAGGAAATGATTGCGGCAAGCTGGGGACTTTCCGACAGGCTCACCGCAGACGTCGACGTGTGGCTCTGCCACCAGTGCGGCGACTGCTCGGCCAGGTGCCCCCGTGGGGCGAAACCCGGTGACGTTCTGGGCGCAATCCGTTCCTACGCCATTGAGAAGTATTCCAAGCCCTCATGGCTGGCAAAGGCCGTGAACGACCCCAAGAAACTTCCCACCCTCATCGGCATTCCGGTGGCGCTGTTTATAGTCATGGGCCTCATCGTCGGGCCGATACTCATGAAGATACTGGGCCCCATCCTGGACATCTTCTTCAAAAAGGCGGGCGATGCTTCAGCCAGCACCGTGAAACTTCTGGACTTCACCCCGGAACTTTTCCACGGCCACATCGCCCATGCGCAGTTTTTCTCGTCATGGCTCGTGGACATGATATTCGTCCCCACCATGACTTTCGCTGTGGTGGTTTTCGTCCTGGCCATGCGCAGTTTCGTGAAGGACATGCACGAAACCGCAGTGCGCGAGGGCAAGGTTGCCAACGCTGAATTTTCCTGGATCGGGCTCGCCAAGGCACTGCCCCGCGTGGTTCTTCCGATACTGAAGCACGAGAAGTTCACCGAGTGCTCGGAAAACCGCGTCCGCTCCACAAGCCACATGATGGTGCTTTACGGATTCATCGGCCTGTTCATAGTGACCGGCATCTTTTTCGTGGTGCTTTACGGCTCCATGCTTTTAACCGGTTATGAAGAAGCACTCCACGGCCCTTACAACGTGTATTGGAACCCCGTGAAGTGGCTGGCCAACGCGGCGGGAGTATGCCTTGTGATAGGCTCCCTTGCCATGATCAAGGAACGGCTTGGCAAGGACAAGGAAACCATGGGCAGCGCCTACCAGGACTGGTTTTTGCTGGGCCTGGTCCTGGCCTTGGGCGTCACCGGCCTTGGCGCTGAGATGACCCGTCTTGCAGGCGCGGCCTTCTTTACCTATGTGCTGTATTTTCTGCACCTTGTTTCGGTGTGGATGCTTTTCGCCTATGTTCCCTTTTCCAAGCTGGCGCATCTGGTCTACCGCACCCTGGCCATGACTTACGCCGAGTACGCCGGGCGCGAGAAGGCCTGTTAGTTTTCATTTCAGATTTTTTGCCGTTACGCGGGGCGGGCCTCTTAAAGGCCCGCCCTTCGGTGTTTGATCCGCCCCCATTCCCCCTTTGAATCCTTTTCACCCACGGAAATTAGGAGCACCCATGAAACCGTCCATAAAACGCCTGATTTTTTCGGTGGTGCTTGCCTGCGCCGGACTTTTGGCTGCGCTCCTCATTGTGGAAGCGGGCATGCGGCTTTTCAGCGGAACGCTTGAAAAGGATTCCACCCTGCCCACCAGGGTTTCCCTGTTCGATTTCGGAAACGTGCTGGCCAAAAAGCTCACCCTCATGCGGGACAGCTATCCCAAGCAGCACGACGCCGTTTTAGGCTGGGTTCCCAAGGCGGGCTATTCGGGCTCCGACAACATTTTGAGCAAGGAAATTAACATCGCCGCCAACACCGTCCGAACCAACGGAGCGGCCCGGCCTACATCAGGCTCCGCCATCCTCGTTACGGGCGATTCCTTCACCTTCGGCGATTCCGTAAACAACAACGAAACGTGGCCGTCGTATTTGGAGGAAATCCTCGCAAGGCGGGTGATCAACGGCGGGGTCTTCGGCTACGGCCTGGACCAGAGCTTTCTGCGGGCCAAAAGCCTTGCGGACGAGGTCTCGCCCGGCGTCATCGTTTTGGGCCTCATACCCGACGACATTCCCCGCATGGGTTTTTCCAAGTGGTACGGGGCCGAAAAACCGTATTTCGAAATAAGCGAGGGCCTTCTGGTTCTGAAAAACCAGCCGGTGCCCGACGTTCCCACCCAACTGGATGGCCTGGGTTTTGTCAAGAGCGTACTCGGGCATTTTTACACGGCGGATTACCTGATGCGGCGTATGGGAAAGGCCGAATGGTGGTACGCGGACAAGTTCAAAAGCATCCCCGTCAAAAACGACCTGCACGCCGTGTCCCGCCGCATTGTCGAAGGCTTTTACGAACTCGCCGTGCGCAAGGGATGCCGGGCGGCCATCGTCGTCCAGTACACCGAAGCGGATATCACCGATCCCAGAAGAGCCAACCGGAAAAGGATTTATCCCACCATTATTCACGCACGGGAAAAGGGAATTCCCGTCATCGATTTCTATCCGCTCTTGAAATCCATGCCGCCCGACCAGTTGAAAACCCTTTACCAGGGGCACATGACGGCTTCGGGCAACAAGTTCACCGCCAAGATGATCGCGGCGGCCCTGGCCTCGGAAGGCGTCATCCCAAACGCGTCGTTCCTGTCATCCGACGTGGACTTCTACCGACAGGTGGTGAGCCAGAACACGGATGACCTGGATAAGCTCGCCATGGCCAAGGACAACTTTCTGCGGGAGCTGGCCAACGACCCGACCAACCCCAGCAGGTACAACACGGTGGGGGTGCTTTACCTCAATCTCGGAGCCCTGGAATCTGCGGCTTTCTATTTCACCAAGGCGGTCACCCTTAATCCGACTTACGCGGAGGCGGTGAACAACCTGGGCATGGTGGCCATGTCCACCATGCATTTTGCCGATGCCGAGCAATTCTACCGCAAGGCCATGGAACTCGATACCAAGATATTCGAGCCCTATTACAACATGGCCTGCGCGAGAAGCCTTCAGAACGACCCGGACGGCGCGGCCATGTGGATTGAAAAGGCCATCCAGAAGGGTTTTGCCAGCAGGGAGCAGCTCGAAAACGACGGCGACCTGGAAAACGCCAGGAAAAGCGGCAAGTTCATGAAATTGATCGAATCGCTTCCCGCAAAATAGAATCCGGGGGCGCAAAAAAGGGGACGCCGAAAAATCGGCGTCCCCTTTTTTATTGCTTAAAACTTCAACCTGCCGGAATCCCTGTAAAGGAAATCCGGCAGGATCAAGCTGGTGCTACTGGCCCTTGCCGGTGGCCGCGCCGTGCAGCTTCACTTCCACCTTCTCGGTAAGGCCGGCATAGTATTCGCGGAGGATGTCGAGGACTTCTTCGCGGCCAAAATGGTCAACCACCTTGAGGCCTTCTGAGAGGCTCTTACGGAGCACCGTGCCGGAAAGCATGACGCGGTCTTCCTTGCTGTGCGGGCAGGTGCGGAGCGAGGCCATGCCGTCGCATTTGTGGCAATAGAAGGTCCAGTCGATCTTCAAGGGGGTGCAAAGAAGGTTCTTGCCGGGGTCGGTGCTCTTGGGCACCTTGTCGAAAATGGTCTGGGCTTCGAACATTCCGTAGAAGTCGCCAACGCCAGCGTGGTCGCGGCCAATGATCATGCGGGTGCAGCCATAGTTCTGGCGGAACGTGGCATGAAGAAGGGCTTCGCGGGGACCGGCGTAGCGCATGTCAAGCGGGTAGCCGCCCTGCACGACGTTTTTGGGCACGAAGTATTTTTCCACCAGGGTGTCGATGCACCTGACGCGGACTTCGGCCGGGATGTCGCCGGGCTTAAGATTGCCGACCAGTGAGTGAATGAACACGCCGTCGCAGACTTCCACCGCGATCTTGCAAAGATATTCGTGGGAGCGGTGCATGGGGTTGCGGAGCTGGAGGGCTGCAATTTCACGCCATCCGCGATCCTCGAAAATCTTGCGGCTTTCGGCGGGCTTCATGTAGACGCCGGCGTACTTCACCGGGTAGTCGCCTTCGGAAAGAACCCACACGGAACCGGCCAGATTGACGGGGCCCTGGCTCATGACCATCTGGACTCCCGGATGATCCTTTTCGGCGATCTTCCAGAAAGCCTCGGTGGTGGGGGTGCCTTCGCCCATGAAGGTCTTCTCGCACTCGTACTTCTTGTCGGCGTCGCTTACGGCGTACTTCTCGGAGACCTTCATGATGGCCATGATCTCGTCGCCTTCGGGATCGTACAGGGCGATTTCGTCGCCAACTGCTGCGGCGTCGGCTTCGGCCTGGGTCACGTCGAGGCACACCGGCACGGGCCAGAAGGTTCCGTCGGCCAGGGTGTAGTTGTCGAGAACGGATTTCCAGTCAGCCTTGCCCATGAAGCCGGACAGGGGTGAGAAGCCGCCGATGCCGATCATGATGAGATCGCCCTTAACGCGGCTGGAGATGGTGACCTTCTTCAGGCCGGCTGCCTTGACCTTGGCTTCTTCAAGGGCTTTTCCTTCCAAAAGGCGAATTGTGAGGCCGCGTCCGCCATGGGGCGGAATGAGGTTGGACGTCATGTGATGACTTCTCCTTATAATTGAGGTTCAATATGAGCGACCGGGATTATCGCCCGGACGCCAGACGATCGCTTGTATGTGGGTCTTCTATAATCAAGCGCCGAACCATATTATGTAAAAGCGCCCATTGTCAAGCATTTCATCAGTTCATCGGCTACCGCCGCCAAGGGACAAATGAGAGGGCATTCACCTTAAAAAAACTCGCCGCCAAGAAATTCCCTGAAGGTGCTCTTGATGCTTCTTATCTCGTCCCTCAGTTTCGCGGCCCGCTCAAAGGCCATTTCCCGTGCGGCCTGGCGCATTTCCTTTTCGAGCCCAGCCACCAGCCTTTTAATGTCTTCGGGGCTCGACGCAGAATCGGGAAGCGGAACCTCCTTGGGCACGGTTACGTAGTCGGCCTCGTAGACCGAGGCGAAGATCGATCCGATCTCCTTCTTGACGCTTTCCGGCGTTATGCCGTGCTCCTCGTTGTAGGCCTTCTGGAGCTTTCTGCGGCGCTCGGTCTCACCCATGGCCCTTTTCATGGAATCGGTGATCTTGTCAGCGTAGAGTATCACCTTGCCGGAAAGGTTCCGTGCGGCCCGGCCCGTGGTCTGGATGAGGCTTCGCTCCGAGCGCAGGAAACCCTCCTTGTCGGCGTCCAGGATGGCCACCAGCGAAACTTCCGGGATGTCCAGGCCCTCCCGGAGAAGGTTTATGCCCACCAGAACGTCGAAGCCCCCCAGGCGCAACTCGCGTATAATCTCCATGCGGGTTAAGGTGTCGATGTCCGAGTGAAGATAGCGCACCTTGACCCCAAGGCCCTTGTAGTATTCGCACAGGTCCTCGGCGCTTCTTTTGGTGAGGGTGGTCACGAGCACACGCTCCCCGGCTGTGGCCCTCAGGCGGATTTCCTCCAGAAGATCGTCCACCTGGTTTCCGGCGGGCCTGACCTCTATTTCCGGGTCGATGAGGCCCGTTGGCCGCACTATCTGCTCAACAACGGCCTCGGCCCTCTCCATCTCCCAGGCCGCCGGGGTGGCGGAAACAAGCACGGCCTGGCCCGCCTTTTGCCAGAATTCGTCGGCCATCAGGGGCCGGTTATCCAGGGCCGAGGGAAGCCGGAAGCCGTAGGCCGCAAGGGTTTCCTTCCGGGAGCGGTCGCCCCGGAACATGCCCTGAATCTGGGAAACCGTGATGTGGCTTTCATCCACGAACAGCAGGAAATCCTTGGGGAAATAGTCCACCAAAGTCGGAGGCGGCTCGCCAGGCTGGCGAGCCGTGAGGTGCCTTGAATAGTTTTCTATGCCAGTGCAGTAGCCAAGCTCCATCATCATCTCAACGTCGTAGTTGGTGCGCTCCTCTATGCGCTGGGCCTCGATGAGCTTCTGGTTGTCCCGGAAATGGCCGACGCGGATTTTGAGCTCGTCCAAAATGTCGTCAACCGCCCGCCTTAGGGTCTGGCGGGTTGTGGCGTAGTGGCTTGCGGGAAAGATCGCGGCCCGCTTCATGCTGCGCCTCACCACCCCGCGAAGGGGATCGATGGCTGAAATCGACTCGATCTCGTCGCCGAAAAACTCGATCCTTATGGCCTCGTCCTCCTCGTAGGCCGGGAAAACCTCCACCCGGTCCCCGCGCACCCGGAAGGTGCCCCGGTGAAAGTCCACGTCGTTGCGCTCGTACTGCATTCCCACCAGGCTTTTAAGCACCGCGTCCCGGCCCGGCTCGTCGCCCACGGCCATTTCGAGACGCATGGCCAGATAATCCTCCGGGGCCCCAAGTCCGTAGATGCACGAGACCGAGGCCACAACCAGCACGTCCCGGCGGGTGAGCACGCTTCTGGTGGCCGAGTGCCTTAGCTTGTCGATCATCTCGTTTATGGATGAATCTTTTTCGATGTAGGTGTCGGATGAGGGCATGTAGGCTTCGGGCTGGTAGTAATCGTAGTAGGAGACGAAGTACTCGACGGCGTTTTCCGGAAACAGGGACTTGAACTCGTTATAGAGCTGGGCCGCAAGGGTCTTGTTGGGGGCGATGACCAGCGCCGGGCGGCCCAGGCGGGCGATGACCTGGGCCATGGTGAAGGTCTTGCCACTTCCTGTGACGCCCAAAAGCACCTGAAAGCGCTTTCCGGCCCCGATGCCTTCACACAGGGCGTCGATTGCCTCCGGCTGGTCGCCCTTGGGGGAATACTCGCTTGTGAGTTTAAATTCGGACATTAAAATTCCCGAAACGCCTCGCTTGCGCCCCGCCTTCAGCGCCCCGCCGGAATGCCGCCGAACGAGGCGGCCTGCGCCTTAAGCCTCAACAGCATCGCGGCCAGAAGCGGCGAGCAGGCAAGGTCGCGGTCGTTTTTCCAGTCATAGGCCCAGTGGCCGTATTTTTCCCGGCATTGCCCGTGGTCCGAGCCCGGATGAAGCACCAGCTCCACCACGTCCTTTTCCGAAAACCGGGAAAGGATTTTCTCCAGCCGCTCCACGGTAAGGCCCCCTCCCGAATAGGTGAAGCCTATGGAGGGGATATCAACCCTCACGCCCCGGCTTGAATGAACCGAGCGCGAAAATCCTGAAACCGCCTTTACCATTCCGTACTGCAAAAGCCTTCCTGCTCCGGCGTCGAAACTTGCCGGGTCAGCCGGGCGCGAACGCAGAAAGGGGACTTTGAACCTCTCGCACAGAGACAGGCTCATGGAAAAAATTCCCGGCAGAAGATGCACGTACTGGTGGCTGTCCGCGTGGGTGATGGAAAGACCGGCGTCCCTTACGCGCTCCAACTGCGCCAAAAGCTCGAGGGCCAGGGCCTTTCTGCTCACAAGCCCCGAATAGAGCCCGGCGGCCAGGGCCGCGCGGGAGGGCAGCACCGGC contains:
- a CDS encoding ChbG/HpnK family deacetylase, producing the protein MKIIINGDDFGITCGVNQGVIRAFEDGLLRSASLIPNGEAFDEAAEYARTRPGLDIGVHFCLCDEPALTSVSAIYRGAFSGPVLPSRAALAAGLYSGLVSRKALALELLAQLERVRDAGLSITHADSHQYVHLLPGIFSMSLSLCERFKVPFLRSRPADPASFDAGAGRLLQYGMVKAVSGFSRSVHSSRGVRVDIPSIGFTYSGGGLTVERLEKILSRFSEKDVVELVLHPGSDHGQCREKYGHWAYDWKNDRDLACSPLLAAMLLRLKAQAASFGGIPAGR
- a CDS encoding FAD-dependent oxidoreductase; amino-acid sequence: MTKKFGFYICSGCGIGDAVNCKELIENVPEEEGYSNCHVHPAFCGKEGVDIIKKDIAEKGVNVVVIGACSRRVNSDVFKFDGCIVERVNLREQVAWVHGKSEGEINHTQMMAEDYLRMGMVKGEKIALPEPYKLETFSRKLLVIGGGVTGMSAALDAAKTGYEVCIVEKEDDLGGWARNVRKSLPTAYPYRETTSGLSDALVAKVRAEKRITVKTASVVARIAGQPGDFTVTIKKPGEKIEFDVPFPLPTEMKCDAAGKELDADALRVKYNEYNEGRVDILKFDPNGEKFGAVILAAGWRPYEPADGEFANLGFGKIADVVTNAAFEKMAKAGKIVRPSDGAPAKNVVFIQNPDGADDSDFPYASAVTSLVSLKQAGYVTDDYADGKAYIFYQHMRTPGLWENYYEAAQQNPALFMSKGTITGVEKSGNSLVVSASDTLLGPNVSVKADLVVLACGMVPETKFDPVVNLAYRQGPGFRDIGLFDGYCDSNFICFPYETQRTGIYAAGGIRRAMTMEESMEDATGAALKAIQCVESVNRGVAVHPRSGDMTFPDFFFQRCTQCKRCTEECPFGALDDDEKGTPKPNPTRCRRCGTCMGACPERIIGFADYSIDSIGSMVKSIGVPNADEYDDPPLRILVLICENDAYPALDMAGQLRLNYNHQVRFVPVRCLGSVNLVWIKDALSKGMDGVMLLGCKHGDDYQCHFVKGSELASVRMMKIGDALQSLALEPERVAQYEVAIDDYNKVPKIINDFVEQVEALGPNPFKGF
- the sat gene encoding sulfate adenylyltransferase, yielding MTSNLIPPHGGRGLTIRLLEGKALEEAKVKAAGLKKVTISSRVKGDLIMIGIGGFSPLSGFMGKADWKSVLDNYTLADGTFWPVPVCLDVTQAEADAAAVGDEIALYDPEGDEIMAIMKVSEKYAVSDADKKYECEKTFMGEGTPTTEAFWKIAEKDHPGVQMVMSQGPVNLAGSVWVLSEGDYPVKYAGVYMKPAESRKIFEDRGWREIAALQLRNPMHRSHEYLCKIAVEVCDGVFIHSLVGNLKPGDIPAEVRVRCIDTLVEKYFVPKNVVQGGYPLDMRYAGPREALLHATFRQNYGCTRMIIGRDHAGVGDFYGMFEAQTIFDKVPKSTDPGKNLLCTPLKIDWTFYCHKCDGMASLRTCPHSKEDRVMLSGTVLRKSLSEGLKVVDHFGREEVLDILREYYAGLTEKVEVKLHGAATGKGQ
- the uvrB gene encoding excinuclease ABC subunit UvrB yields the protein MSEFKLTSEYSPKGDQPEAIDALCEGIGAGKRFQVLLGVTGSGKTFTMAQVIARLGRPALVIAPNKTLAAQLYNEFKSLFPENAVEYFVSYYDYYQPEAYMPSSDTYIEKDSSINEMIDKLRHSATRSVLTRRDVLVVASVSCIYGLGAPEDYLAMRLEMAVGDEPGRDAVLKSLVGMQYERNDVDFHRGTFRVRGDRVEVFPAYEEDEAIRIEFFGDEIESISAIDPLRGVVRRSMKRAAIFPASHYATTRQTLRRAVDDILDELKIRVGHFRDNQKLIEAQRIEERTNYDVEMMMELGYCTGIENYSRHLTARQPGEPPPTLVDYFPKDFLLFVDESHITVSQIQGMFRGDRSRKETLAAYGFRLPSALDNRPLMADEFWQKAGQAVLVSATPAAWEMERAEAVVEQIVRPTGLIDPEIEVRPAGNQVDDLLEEIRLRATAGERVLVTTLTKRSAEDLCEYYKGLGVKVRYLHSDIDTLTRMEIIRELRLGGFDVLVGINLLREGLDIPEVSLVAILDADKEGFLRSERSLIQTTGRAARNLSGKVILYADKITDSMKRAMGETERRRKLQKAYNEEHGITPESVKKEIGSIFASVYEADYVTVPKEVPLPDSASSPEDIKRLVAGLEKEMRQAAREMAFERAAKLRDEIRSIKSTFREFLGGEFF
- the qmoC gene encoding quinone-interacting membrane-bound oxidoreductase complex subunit QmoC, which gives rise to MSNQVLEPDVDFIREISRRGGDTLKKCYQCATCSVACPISPDNKPFPRKEMIAASWGLSDRLTADVDVWLCHQCGDCSARCPRGAKPGDVLGAIRSYAIEKYSKPSWLAKAVNDPKKLPTLIGIPVALFIVMGLIVGPILMKILGPILDIFFKKAGDASASTVKLLDFTPELFHGHIAHAQFFSSWLVDMIFVPTMTFAVVVFVLAMRSFVKDMHETAVREGKVANAEFSWIGLAKALPRVVLPILKHEKFTECSENRVRSTSHMMVLYGFIGLFIVTGIFFVVLYGSMLLTGYEEALHGPYNVYWNPVKWLANAAGVCLVIGSLAMIKERLGKDKETMGSAYQDWFLLGLVLALGVTGLGAEMTRLAGAAFFTYVLYFLHLVSVWMLFAYVPFSKLAHLVYRTLAMTYAEYAGREKAC